A stretch of the Thunnus thynnus chromosome 7, fThuThy2.1, whole genome shotgun sequence genome encodes the following:
- the fosb gene encoding protein fosB isoform X3, giving the protein MYQGFPGDPDSGSRGSSSPSIESQYLSSVDSFGSPPTTSAPQECVSAGAGLSIVGSGPGTSAGGEMPGSFVPTVTAITTSQDLQWMVQPTLISSQASGQSGTTGTSTMTQPVSLVDPYDMPGPSYSSASGFTPPSSDTPGPAPGPIRQSRTRSRRTRDESVSEDGDVGVLLTPEEEEKRRVRRERNKLAAAKCRNRRRELTDRLQSETDILEEEKAELEAEISELQKEKERLEFVLVAHQPNCKITYQEQPQQSSEQLPPVQTQLHPQTLQPPVSIVGLAVKEDTFYLPPAYTAHPASSQSQLPVQQQPQQQQQPQQVQQQQVQQQPQPGIMQEVEFSSSFYGSSEPAPGGPCLMASDSGGGGGNHDDAAIGSYNTSYTSSFVFTYPEGACGVSANQRNSSSEQSSDSLNSPSLLAL; this is encoded by the exons ATGTACCAAGGGTTCCCCGGCGACCCCGACAGCGGATCCCGTGGAAGCTCGTCTCCATCCATTGAGTCCCAGTACCTTTCCTCCGTGGACTCCTTCGGGAGCCCGCCGACCACCAGCGCTCCGCAG GAGTGTGTGTCAGCGGGTGCTGGCTTGAGCATTGTGGGCAGCGGGCCTGGGACCAGTGCCGGAGGGGAGATGCCCGGTTCATTCGTGCCAACCGTCACCGCCATCACCACCAGTCAGGACCTGCAGTGGATGGTTCAGCCAACCCTCATTTCCTCCCAGGCCTCTGGACAGAGCGGGACCACTGGCACCTCAACCATGACCCAGCCAGTCTCACTGGTTGACCCTTACGACATGCCAGGCCCCAGTTACTCTTCCGCATCTGGATTCACTCCTCCAAGTTCAGATACTCCAGGCCCAGCACCGGGCCCCATTCGCCAGTCCAGAACCCGCAGCCGCCGCACACGAGACGAGTCTGTGAGTGAGGATGGAGATGTTGGTGTGTTa CTCACaccagaggaagaggagaagaggcgTGTCCGGCGAGAAAGAAACAAATTGGCCGCCGCCAAGTGCAGAAACCGGCGACGagagctcacagacagactgcagTCG GAGACAGACAtactggaggaggagaaggcagagctggaggCTGAGATCTCTGAGCTGCAGAAGGAGAAGGAGCGGCTGGAGTTTGTCCTGGTGGCCCACCAGCCGAACTGTAAGATCACCTACCAGGAACAGCCTCAGCAGAGCTCAGAGCAGCTCCCTCCGGTCCAGACCCAGCTCCATCCCCAGACCTTACAACCTCCTGTCTCCATTGTGGGCTTGGCTGTGAAGGAGGACACTTTCTATCTGCCTCCTGCCTACACAGCCCATCCGGCCTCCTCACAGTCCCAGCTTCCGGTtcagcagcagccgcagcagcagcagcagccgcagcaagtccagcagcagcaagtcCAGCAGCAGCCTCAGCCAGGGATAATGCAGGAGGTAGAGTTTTCTAGTTCTTTCTATGGCTCAAGTGAGCCGGCACCTGGCGGGCCATGCCTCATGGCCAGCgacagtggtggtggtggtggtaacCATGACGATGCGGCCATTGGCAGCTACAACACCTCATACACATCTTCATTTGTGTTCACCTACCCAGAGGGAGCCTGCGGGGTCAGTGCCAACCAGCGGAACAGCAGTAGCGAGCAGTCATCCGATTCCCTGAACTCACCTTCGCTGCTGGCGCTCTGA
- the fosb gene encoding protein fosB isoform X2, with product MQLFWKETKSISPGNNKKISNCDIAFSPVTAGVAFTFGPSGEMYQGFPGDPDSGSRGSSSPSIESQYLSSVDSFGSPPTTSAPQECVSAGAGLSIVGSGPGTSAGGEMPGSFVPTVTAITTSQDLQWMVQPTLISSQASGQSGTTGTSTMTQPVSLVDPYDMPGPSYSSASGFTPPSSDTPGPAPGPIRQSRTRSRRTRDESLTPEEEEKRRVRRERNKLAAAKCRNRRRELTDRLQSETDILEEEKAELEAEISELQKEKERLEFVLVAHQPNCKITYQEQPQQSSEQLPPVQTQLHPQTLQPPVSIVGLAVKEDTFYLPPAYTAHPASSQSQLPVQQQPQQQQQPQQVQQQQVQQQPQPGIMQEVEFSSSFYGSSEPAPGGPCLMASDSGGGGGNHDDAAIGSYNTSYTSSFVFTYPEGACGVSANQRNSSSEQSSDSLNSPSLLAL from the exons ATGCAACTTTTTTGGAAAGAAACCAAGAGCATCTCGCCGGGAAATAACAAAAAGATCAGCAACT GTGACATCGCGTTCTCTCCGGTAACTGCAGGTGTTGCGTTCACTTTCGGTCCCTCCGGGGAGATGTACCAAGGGTTCCCCGGCGACCCCGACAGCGGATCCCGTGGAAGCTCGTCTCCATCCATTGAGTCCCAGTACCTTTCCTCCGTGGACTCCTTCGGGAGCCCGCCGACCACCAGCGCTCCGCAG GAGTGTGTGTCAGCGGGTGCTGGCTTGAGCATTGTGGGCAGCGGGCCTGGGACCAGTGCCGGAGGGGAGATGCCCGGTTCATTCGTGCCAACCGTCACCGCCATCACCACCAGTCAGGACCTGCAGTGGATGGTTCAGCCAACCCTCATTTCCTCCCAGGCCTCTGGACAGAGCGGGACCACTGGCACCTCAACCATGACCCAGCCAGTCTCACTGGTTGACCCTTACGACATGCCAGGCCCCAGTTACTCTTCCGCATCTGGATTCACTCCTCCAAGTTCAGATACTCCAGGCCCAGCACCGGGCCCCATTCGCCAGTCCAGAACCCGCAGCCGCCGCACACGAGACGAGTCT CTCACaccagaggaagaggagaagaggcgTGTCCGGCGAGAAAGAAACAAATTGGCCGCCGCCAAGTGCAGAAACCGGCGACGagagctcacagacagactgcagTCG GAGACAGACAtactggaggaggagaaggcagagctggaggCTGAGATCTCTGAGCTGCAGAAGGAGAAGGAGCGGCTGGAGTTTGTCCTGGTGGCCCACCAGCCGAACTGTAAGATCACCTACCAGGAACAGCCTCAGCAGAGCTCAGAGCAGCTCCCTCCGGTCCAGACCCAGCTCCATCCCCAGACCTTACAACCTCCTGTCTCCATTGTGGGCTTGGCTGTGAAGGAGGACACTTTCTATCTGCCTCCTGCCTACACAGCCCATCCGGCCTCCTCACAGTCCCAGCTTCCGGTtcagcagcagccgcagcagcagcagcagccgcagcaagtccagcagcagcaagtcCAGCAGCAGCCTCAGCCAGGGATAATGCAGGAGGTAGAGTTTTCTAGTTCTTTCTATGGCTCAAGTGAGCCGGCACCTGGCGGGCCATGCCTCATGGCCAGCgacagtggtggtggtggtggtaacCATGACGATGCGGCCATTGGCAGCTACAACACCTCATACACATCTTCATTTGTGTTCACCTACCCAGAGGGAGCCTGCGGGGTCAGTGCCAACCAGCGGAACAGCAGTAGCGAGCAGTCATCCGATTCCCTGAACTCACCTTCGCTGCTGGCGCTCTGA
- the fosb gene encoding protein fosB isoform X4 — translation MQLFWKETKSISPGNNKKISNCDIAFSPVTAGVAFTFGPSGEMYQGFPGDPDSGSRGSSSPSIESQYLSSVDSFGSPPTTSAPQECVSAGAGLSIVGSGPGTSAGGEMPGSFVPTVTAITTSQDLQWMVQPTLISSQASGQSGTTGTSTMTQPVSLVDPYDMPGPSYSSASGFTPPSSDTPGPAPGPIRQSRTRSRRTRDESVSEDGDVGVLLTPEEEEKRRVRRERNKLAAAKCRNRRRELTDRLQSETDILEEEKAELEAEISELQKEKERLEFVLVAHQPNCKITYQEQPQQSSEQLPPVQTQLHPQTLQPPVSIVGLAVKEDTFYLPPAYTAHPASSQSQLPVQQQPQQQQQPQQVQQQQVQQQPQPGIMQEREPAGSVPTSGTAVASSHPIP, via the exons ATGCAACTTTTTTGGAAAGAAACCAAGAGCATCTCGCCGGGAAATAACAAAAAGATCAGCAACT GTGACATCGCGTTCTCTCCGGTAACTGCAGGTGTTGCGTTCACTTTCGGTCCCTCCGGGGAGATGTACCAAGGGTTCCCCGGCGACCCCGACAGCGGATCCCGTGGAAGCTCGTCTCCATCCATTGAGTCCCAGTACCTTTCCTCCGTGGACTCCTTCGGGAGCCCGCCGACCACCAGCGCTCCGCAG GAGTGTGTGTCAGCGGGTGCTGGCTTGAGCATTGTGGGCAGCGGGCCTGGGACCAGTGCCGGAGGGGAGATGCCCGGTTCATTCGTGCCAACCGTCACCGCCATCACCACCAGTCAGGACCTGCAGTGGATGGTTCAGCCAACCCTCATTTCCTCCCAGGCCTCTGGACAGAGCGGGACCACTGGCACCTCAACCATGACCCAGCCAGTCTCACTGGTTGACCCTTACGACATGCCAGGCCCCAGTTACTCTTCCGCATCTGGATTCACTCCTCCAAGTTCAGATACTCCAGGCCCAGCACCGGGCCCCATTCGCCAGTCCAGAACCCGCAGCCGCCGCACACGAGACGAGTCTGTGAGTGAGGATGGAGATGTTGGTGTGTTa CTCACaccagaggaagaggagaagaggcgTGTCCGGCGAGAAAGAAACAAATTGGCCGCCGCCAAGTGCAGAAACCGGCGACGagagctcacagacagactgcagTCG GAGACAGACAtactggaggaggagaaggcagagctggaggCTGAGATCTCTGAGCTGCAGAAGGAGAAGGAGCGGCTGGAGTTTGTCCTGGTGGCCCACCAGCCGAACTGTAAGATCACCTACCAGGAACAGCCTCAGCAGAGCTCAGAGCAGCTCCCTCCGGTCCAGACCCAGCTCCATCCCCAGACCTTACAACCTCCTGTCTCCATTGTGGGCTTGGCTGTGAAGGAGGACACTTTCTATCTGCCTCCTGCCTACACAGCCCATCCGGCCTCCTCACAGTCCCAGCTTCCGGTtcagcagcagccgcagcagcagcagcagccgcagcaagtccagcagcagcaagtcCAGCAGCAGCCTCAGCCAGGGATAATGCAGGAG AGGGAGCCTGCGGGGTCAGTGCCAACCAGCGGAACAGCAGTAGCGAGCAGTCATCCGATTCCCTGA
- the fosb gene encoding protein fosB isoform X1 has translation MQLFWKETKSISPGNNKKISNCDIAFSPVTAGVAFTFGPSGEMYQGFPGDPDSGSRGSSSPSIESQYLSSVDSFGSPPTTSAPQECVSAGAGLSIVGSGPGTSAGGEMPGSFVPTVTAITTSQDLQWMVQPTLISSQASGQSGTTGTSTMTQPVSLVDPYDMPGPSYSSASGFTPPSSDTPGPAPGPIRQSRTRSRRTRDESVSEDGDVGVLLTPEEEEKRRVRRERNKLAAAKCRNRRRELTDRLQSETDILEEEKAELEAEISELQKEKERLEFVLVAHQPNCKITYQEQPQQSSEQLPPVQTQLHPQTLQPPVSIVGLAVKEDTFYLPPAYTAHPASSQSQLPVQQQPQQQQQPQQVQQQQVQQQPQPGIMQEVEFSSSFYGSSEPAPGGPCLMASDSGGGGGNHDDAAIGSYNTSYTSSFVFTYPEGACGVSANQRNSSSEQSSDSLNSPSLLAL, from the exons ATGCAACTTTTTTGGAAAGAAACCAAGAGCATCTCGCCGGGAAATAACAAAAAGATCAGCAACT GTGACATCGCGTTCTCTCCGGTAACTGCAGGTGTTGCGTTCACTTTCGGTCCCTCCGGGGAGATGTACCAAGGGTTCCCCGGCGACCCCGACAGCGGATCCCGTGGAAGCTCGTCTCCATCCATTGAGTCCCAGTACCTTTCCTCCGTGGACTCCTTCGGGAGCCCGCCGACCACCAGCGCTCCGCAG GAGTGTGTGTCAGCGGGTGCTGGCTTGAGCATTGTGGGCAGCGGGCCTGGGACCAGTGCCGGAGGGGAGATGCCCGGTTCATTCGTGCCAACCGTCACCGCCATCACCACCAGTCAGGACCTGCAGTGGATGGTTCAGCCAACCCTCATTTCCTCCCAGGCCTCTGGACAGAGCGGGACCACTGGCACCTCAACCATGACCCAGCCAGTCTCACTGGTTGACCCTTACGACATGCCAGGCCCCAGTTACTCTTCCGCATCTGGATTCACTCCTCCAAGTTCAGATACTCCAGGCCCAGCACCGGGCCCCATTCGCCAGTCCAGAACCCGCAGCCGCCGCACACGAGACGAGTCTGTGAGTGAGGATGGAGATGTTGGTGTGTTa CTCACaccagaggaagaggagaagaggcgTGTCCGGCGAGAAAGAAACAAATTGGCCGCCGCCAAGTGCAGAAACCGGCGACGagagctcacagacagactgcagTCG GAGACAGACAtactggaggaggagaaggcagagctggaggCTGAGATCTCTGAGCTGCAGAAGGAGAAGGAGCGGCTGGAGTTTGTCCTGGTGGCCCACCAGCCGAACTGTAAGATCACCTACCAGGAACAGCCTCAGCAGAGCTCAGAGCAGCTCCCTCCGGTCCAGACCCAGCTCCATCCCCAGACCTTACAACCTCCTGTCTCCATTGTGGGCTTGGCTGTGAAGGAGGACACTTTCTATCTGCCTCCTGCCTACACAGCCCATCCGGCCTCCTCACAGTCCCAGCTTCCGGTtcagcagcagccgcagcagcagcagcagccgcagcaagtccagcagcagcaagtcCAGCAGCAGCCTCAGCCAGGGATAATGCAGGAGGTAGAGTTTTCTAGTTCTTTCTATGGCTCAAGTGAGCCGGCACCTGGCGGGCCATGCCTCATGGCCAGCgacagtggtggtggtggtggtaacCATGACGATGCGGCCATTGGCAGCTACAACACCTCATACACATCTTCATTTGTGTTCACCTACCCAGAGGGAGCCTGCGGGGTCAGTGCCAACCAGCGGAACAGCAGTAGCGAGCAGTCATCCGATTCCCTGAACTCACCTTCGCTGCTGGCGCTCTGA